The Polyangiaceae bacterium genomic sequence CGCCAAGTTCGTCGTCACCAGCGACATCGGCGCCTTGCGAGTCGCACTGCAAGCTCGCGCGGACGACGTCGACGCGCTGCTGAAAATCATGCCCACCTTGCTCGCCAGCCCGAGTGCGTCGGAACTCGAGCGCGCGCGAGCCGCAGCCGTCGCTACCGCACGACGGCGGGCCAGCTCCGCGGCGGTGGCGGCACGTGCAGCGCTCCTTCGTGAACTGTTCGATCTGCCCACAGCGCGACATCCCCACGCCAACCTGCTCGCGCCACCGGACGCATTGCAGCATGCGCCAGCAAAGGACGTCGCACTCCTGGCGCGGCAGGCCCTGGGCGCCAGCAACGCGCGGGTGGTCATCGCTGGCGATGTGCGGGCGCACGCCATCAGCCAGCCCACCAGCGATGCTCCCGCGCCGTGGCCTACGCGGGGCGCGCCCTCGCCTCTTCCCGCGAGCGAGGCGCGAATCGTGCTGGTCGATCTGCCCGGGAGCGTGCGGGCAACGTCCCTGTGTGGCGCGCTGGGCCGCCCGTCCACGGATCCGCGCGCCACCATCGCGCGCGCCGCTTGGTTCGCCGTGGAACCGCCGCCCCCACCGTCTGCAACTTGGGCAGGTCAACGCTTCCGCGTGGGCCCAGAGCTGCTCGCCTTCGCCGGCGAGACCGAACCTGCCGCGCTCGGCAGTTGGGCCGCGAGTTGCTTGCGCCACAACTCGCCGCACTCCGCCGAGTGGGAGTCCGTGCGCGCGCGAGCGCGGGACGCATCGCTGCTATCCCTCGACAGTGCCGCAGGCGTCGCGGAAAGCTACGGCGCACTCGTCGAAGCGGGCCTAGGCGAAGCGCACTACGAAGCGGAACGAACCCAGGCGCGCGACGCGGGGGACGCGGCTCTCGCGGCCGCTCTCACGGTGGATCTCGCGCCGGCGCGACGCGTCCTCGCGGTGGCTGCCGACGCCGGGGCGGTGAGCGCCGCGCTGCAGGCTCTCGGTCCTGTCGTCATCGTCGACCCCGCTCGCGATCTCGCTGTCGTGCGCCGCTTGCCGCGCCTCGTCGCCGCGCGCGCCGAGTAGCGTGCTAGTCTCCTGGACTAGCGAGCGGAGGCGCGATCATGAACAAGCTTGGATGGGTGGTGATGACGGGCGTGTGTGTGGCCTTCGCGGGCTGCAGCAGCAATACCGAGGGCAACGGCAGCGGCGGTAGCGCTGGCGCAGCGGGTTCCGGTGCAACCAGCAGCGGCGGTAGCGCAGGCAGCGGCGCCGCAGCAGGTAGCGCCGGCAGCAGCGGAACAGCGGGAAGTGCCGGCTCTGGGGGTGCTGCCGGCAGCTCTGGAGCTGCGGGCAACGCGGGCGCCGCTGGCAGCGGCGGCGGCACCCAGGCCAATGCGCGATGCGCCGAACTCTGCAGCGCGATCGTGGGCGCCAACTGCAGCGGCGGACCAACCAGCGCGGGCTGTCTCGTCACCTGCAAGACGCTGACGTCGTCCGCGAACTGCGACACGGCAGGCCTGAAGTACATGGATTGCGTCAAGGCCAATGGCGTGCAGTGCAACGGAGCCGGCGATCCCGTTTCGCAAGGCTGTGGCCTCGACTACCTGGCCGCCATCGGATGCGCGGTGAAGGAGGATCCGAACCCCGCCGTCGTCACGCCATGCGCGACGTATTGCGGCAAAGTCGTGGCCACGAGCTGCCCCAACAGTGCGAACGAATCGGACTGCAACACCAACTGCAGGTGGGCCGGAGCGACGGGCACCGGATGCGACGACGAATGGGGCGCGTACCTCACCTGCGCAAACGCAGCGACCTTCAGCTGCGTGCTGGGGTTCGCAGTCCCCCAAGGCTGCGGCAGCGCCTTCACCACCTATTCCAAGTGCGTCAACAACGCCGGCAACTGACACCGGTGTTCCCTGGGCTTCGCGGTCCCACGCGACCGCTGTCGCCCCGTTTCAGCCATTTCGCAGGCCCTGGGGCTTCTCTGCGGTTTTCGCGGCTAGGGCAGCCCGCTTGCGGCGAGGGGCGAAGCCGGAATGGACCGCGGGGGATAGCCTGTTGACAACCCCGTGACAGGCGGTGGGCAATATGTGTTCAGCCCTTCGAAAGTTCAGTGCCTTCGTGGAGTTAGGCCCGCGTCACCAACTTGTCGTGGTTTTTTGTTGCCCCTGCCCAAGGGCTTGGGGTAATAACCGAACCCTTCACTGAACACCCACGCATCAGCGTGGGCGCGGTGGGTTGCCGAATGGGGAGCGCAGTTCTGAACGTATGATTAGTCTCTCAATGCGCTGCTCAGGGGAGCCTTCGCCGGGCAGTCGGCCACCTGGGGCCGCGATCACTTGATGGCTTAGGGGGTCTGCCGGAGCGCCCCCTCGTTTGGGTGGCTTCGGTTCATCGCTTCGACGGGAGCTTCCGGTCGGGGCGATTGTCGTCGCCGCGTGCGGGGCTTCCGCACGGAGATTCGTTACCGAGATGCCGCAGCAGGAACAGAAGTTGAAGGAGAGCGGGATGGCGCAATCGACGATCGTGGGTCAAGAAGGTTCGATGAAGAGCGGCGCGGGTGAGCACGCGCCTCGTTCGGTGAACGCCGGGGGTGGCGTTCAGTTCCAGCGCCGGTTCACCCAGGCGGGGCAGACTGGCTTCGAGGGCATCAACTGGGAACTGCGCAAGAGCGTCATCACCAACCCCGACGGCTCGGTCGTTTTCAAGATGGAGGGAGCAGAGATCCCCGCGACCTGGTCCCAGCTCGCCACGGACATCGTCGTCAGCAAGTACTTCCGCAAGGCCGGCATCCACGGCGATCCTGCGCGCGGTGAGACCAGCGTGCGCGAGGTCGTGCATCGCATCGCCCACACCATCCGCGTCGCGGGCGAGCGCATGGGCGGCTACTTCGCCAGCAAGCAGCATGCGGACACCTTCGAAGCCGAGCTGTGCTTCCTGATGGTCAACCAGTACGGCGCCTTCAACTCGCCGGTGTGGTTCAACTGCGGGCTGTTTCACGAGTACGGCATCGAAGGTTCGGGCGGCAACTGGGCCTGGAACGAGCAACTCGGCGAGGTGACCGAAACCGAGAACGCCTACTCGCGTCCGCAGTGCTCGGCATGCTTCATCCAGAACGTCAGCGACGACCTGATGGCCATCTACGAGCTGGTGAAGAGCGAAGCTCGCTTGTTCAAGTACGGCTCGGGCACTGGCAGCAACTTCAGCCGCATCCGCGGCAAGCAAGAGAAGCTGTCCGGGGGCGGCACCAGCAGCGGCTTGATGAGCTTCCTGGAGGTCTTCGATCGCGCTGCGGGCGCCACGAAGAGTGGCGGCACCACGCGGCGCGCCGCCAAGATGGTGTGCCTCGACATGGATCACCCGGAAATCGTCGACTTCGTGCAGTGGAAGGTGCGCGAAGAGAAGAAGGCGCTGGCGCTGATCGCCGCGGGCTACGAGCGCGACTTCAACGGCGAGGCCTACAAGACCATCAGCGGACAGAACTCCAACAACTCCGTCCGTGTGTCCGACGACTTCATGAAGGCGGCTTTGTCGGGCGGCAAATGGCAGACCATCGCGCGCACTACGGGTGAAGTGGTCGACACGCTCGACGCCGACGAGCTGTGGGGCATGGTCGCGGAGAGCGCCTGGGCCTGCGCCGATCCCGGCGTGCAGTACGACAGCACCATCAACCGCTGGCACACCTGCCCCAACTCGGGGCGCATCAACGCCAGCAACCCGTGCTCCGAGTACATGTTCCTCGACGACACGGCGTGCAACCTCGCTTCGCTCAACCTGACCAAGTTCCTGGCCGAGGACGGCAGCTTCGACCTCGACGGCTATCGCCACGCGATCGAGATCTTCTTCACGGCGCAGGAGATCTTGGTGGACTTCTCCAGCTACCCCACCGCGGGGATTGCCAAGAACTCCCACGACTACCGCCCCTTGGGTCTCGGCTACGCCAACCTCGGCACCATGTTGATGTTGCTGGGCGTGCCCTACGATTCCGACAAGGGACGCTCCATTGCGGCGGCGCTGACCTCCATTCTCTGCGGTCACGCCTACATCCAGAGCTCCAAGCTCGCCGCCACCAAGGGTCCTTTCGCGGGCTACGCCAAGAATCGCGACGCCATGCTGCGCGTGATGGGCATGCACCAAGAAGCCGCCTACGCCATCAACCGCGACGAGTGCCCCGAAACGCTGTGGCGCGGCGCCTGCGAGGACTGGGACGTCGCCGTCGAATTCGGACAGCAACACGGCTACCGCAATGCCCAGTCCACGGTGCTGGCCCCCACGGGTACTATCGGCTTGCTGATGGACTGCGACACCACCGGCATCGAGCCCGACTTCGCCCTGGTGAAGTTCAAGAAGCTCGCGGGAGGCGGTTACTTCAAGATCGTCAATCAGTCGGTGCCCTCGGCTCTGCGGCGCCTGGGATATTCGGAAGCGCAGGTGCGCGAGATCGTCGCCTACGCATCGGGGACCAACACCCTGCTCGGCGCGCCCCACATCAATCGCGCCAGCCTCAAGGAAAAGGGCCTGACCGATGCGGATCTGGACAAGGTCGAGCACTCCATCGTGGGCGTCTTCGACCTGACCCTGGCCTTCGCTCCCTGGGTCGTCGGCAAGGAAACCTACGAGCGCCTGGGCATCGGCGCCGACAAGATGAGCCAGCCCGGCTTCAACCTGCTGCGCCACCTGGGCTTCACCCAACAGCAGATCACCGAGGCTGGGGACGTGATCGTGGGACGCATGACGCTCGAAGGCGCTCCCTACTTGGAGGAGGCGCACTACCCGGTTTTCGATTGCGCCAATCGCTGTGGACGGACGGGCCGGCGCTTTTTGGCACCCATGGCCCACGTGCGCATGATGGCCGCCACTCAGCCCTTCCTCTCGGGCGCGATCAGCAAGACCGTCAATCTACCCAACGAGGCCACCGTCGACGAGGTCCGGGAGATCTACGAAGAAGGCTGGCGCTTGGGCCTCAAGGCCGTCGCGCTATACCGCGACGGCTGCAAGGCAAGCCAGCCGCTTTCCACGTCCAGCAAGGACCGAGACAGCGAAGAAAGCACGCAGGAGCAAGCCGCGGTGATCGAAGCGCCGCCCGTGTCGCGCCCCACGGGGCTGCGCGTGCGCCTGCCGAAGAAGCGCACGGGCTTCACCCAAGAAGCGCTGGTAGGCGGCCACAAGGTGTTCTTGCGCACCGGCGAGTACGAAGACGGCACCCTGGGGGAGATCTTCATCGACATGCACAAGGAAGGCGCTGCCTTCCGCTCGTTGATGAACTGCTTCGCCATGGCAGTCAGTGTCGGCCTGCAGTACGGCGTGCCTCTCGACACCTACGTCGAGCAGTTCACCTTCACCCGCTTCGAGCCCCACGGTGTGGTGACGGGGCATCCCAACATCAAGTTCGCGACCTCTATCGTCGACTACATCTTCCGCGTGCTGGGCGTCGAATACCTGAAGCGCTACGACTTTGCCCAAGTCAAACCCGCTCAGGCTGCTCCCAGCATCGAAGATCCCACCGCCACCCTGGAAGCGCCGCCCAGCATTCCGCCGCCACCCGCGTCCGTCGCGCCGCCGCCTCGCGAGCCCCAAATTCGGCAGGCAGTAGCTCAAGCGACGGCGCAGCCCGTCACGCAACAAGGCGCACTGGATGCGCAACTCGAGGACATGATGGGAGACGCACCGCTGTGCGACGGATGTGGACACATCACCGTACGCAACGGCGCTTGCTACAAGTGTCTCAACTGCGGCAACTCGATGGGCTGCAGCTGAGCGGCTGGCGGCGCCTCGGCGTGCTCGGGTTCGGATTGGCGGCCAGTGCCTGCACCGAACCCGCGCCAGCGCCGACGCCCCCCGCAAGCCTAGCTCCGTCGCCGGCTGCGTCCCTCAGCGTGAGTGCGCCCCCGCCGGCCAGCGGTCCGGCCCCGAGTGCCTCGGTGGACTCGGAGCCCGATGACTCCAAGGACCCGCAATCGGCCCACGCCGCCATCCTGGCCTGCTGCGCGGCCCTGGAAAAGGCCGAAAAGCCCAAGGGCGAGCGCGGTGAGCGCCTCACCCTGGCGGCAAGCATTTGCCGCCAGATCGCGCCTCGGGTGCAGAGCGGCGTCGCCAGCGAGCGCACGGCAAAAACATTGATCCGCGCGCAAATTCTGGGTCTAAAGGTGCCACCGGCCTGCTGAGGTGTAAGGTCGGCGCATAGAAAGACATTTTCTCGAGTGACGCCTGACTCGCGAGCTCTCGACAAGGAATGAACATGAACTACGCAGCGCACCCCCTCCTCCGATCGCTCCTCGCCCCCGTGGGACTGGGCCTGATGCTCTCCGCCAGCTCCGTGATCTACACCGGCTGCAAGAAGGACGAGCCTCCGCCTCCCCTGCCCTCCAGCGAGCCAGCTGCGGCGCCCAGCGCTCCATTGCAGCTCGCCATCGAGGACGCAGGTCCCGAGGCCGACGCCGACGCCGACGCGGCCAAGCCCAAAGGCCCCTACAAGCCCGCCGCGAGCTTGAAGGCGTGCTGCGCTGCCCTCGCGCAAAACGCAGCCAGCGCGCCGCCGCCCACCAACATGTACATGCTGCAAGCCGCCGCTGCGTGCAACGCCGCCGTGGCCCAGGGCAAGGACAAGGGCAGCGTCGTCGCCGTCGTGCAAGGAGCCCTCAAGGGCGCTGGCATGCCAGCCGCTTGCCGCTGACCGATCTCCATCTCGACGAAGGCACGAATCCCCAGGGGTCGTGCCTTTGTTTTTTTGTGGCTACACGTCCCACTGCATCATCGCCCCTTCGCCCTTCCTCGCTTCTTCCGCTCTTCCGTTCTTCCTGTGCTCTCTTCTGCTCCTAGCGCAGGTGGTCGAAGCCGCGGACTTGGCGCACCCACGCAGGGGCGCCAGGGATCGACACGCCGCGACCGCGCTCCACGCTGCCAATGACCTTTGCGCCGCGCGGGCGGTGCCGCTGCGGACCCGTGGCGAGCAGCGCGTAGTCTTCACCGCCGCCGAGCGCCCACTCGAGCGCACGGGCGCCGAAGGCCGCGGCGATCTCCTGCAACTCGTCCGTGACGATGCGCTGCAGCGCGCGCCAATCGAGCCGCAGCTTCACGCCACTGGCTGCTGCCACGTGCCCCGCGTCCTGCAGTAGGCCGTCGGAGACATCGATCAGCGCCGCAGCACGGCCCTGCAGTCGCCTTGCCTCAGTGACGCGAGCCCGTGGCCGGAGGAACGCCGCCTGCGCCGCCCGTCGCGCGCCGGCACTGAGCGCGGGCTTGCGCGTGGCGCGCATGAGCTCCAGGCCGGCGCGCGAGAGCCCCACGTCGCCGAACAGCCAGATTTCGTCGCCAGCGCGCGCGCCGTCGCGCCGCAGAGGCCGCTTTACGGTGCCCACCACAGTGGTGCTCAGCGTCAGCTCCTCCGCGCGCGCCACATTGCCGCCCACGATCGGGCAGCGGTGTAGCGTCGCGCTGTCGCGCTGACCCGCCACCAGCTGCGCCAGTGAGCGCCGCGAGAATCCACGCGGCAGCGTCAGTGCTGAAAGGCTACACA encodes the following:
- a CDS encoding vitamin B12-dependent ribonucleotide reductase; this encodes MAQSTIVGQEGSMKSGAGEHAPRSVNAGGGVQFQRRFTQAGQTGFEGINWELRKSVITNPDGSVVFKMEGAEIPATWSQLATDIVVSKYFRKAGIHGDPARGETSVREVVHRIAHTIRVAGERMGGYFASKQHADTFEAELCFLMVNQYGAFNSPVWFNCGLFHEYGIEGSGGNWAWNEQLGEVTETENAYSRPQCSACFIQNVSDDLMAIYELVKSEARLFKYGSGTGSNFSRIRGKQEKLSGGGTSSGLMSFLEVFDRAAGATKSGGTTRRAAKMVCLDMDHPEIVDFVQWKVREEKKALALIAAGYERDFNGEAYKTISGQNSNNSVRVSDDFMKAALSGGKWQTIARTTGEVVDTLDADELWGMVAESAWACADPGVQYDSTINRWHTCPNSGRINASNPCSEYMFLDDTACNLASLNLTKFLAEDGSFDLDGYRHAIEIFFTAQEILVDFSSYPTAGIAKNSHDYRPLGLGYANLGTMLMLLGVPYDSDKGRSIAAALTSILCGHAYIQSSKLAATKGPFAGYAKNRDAMLRVMGMHQEAAYAINRDECPETLWRGACEDWDVAVEFGQQHGYRNAQSTVLAPTGTIGLLMDCDTTGIEPDFALVKFKKLAGGGYFKIVNQSVPSALRRLGYSEAQVREIVAYASGTNTLLGAPHINRASLKEKGLTDADLDKVEHSIVGVFDLTLAFAPWVVGKETYERLGIGADKMSQPGFNLLRHLGFTQQQITEAGDVIVGRMTLEGAPYLEEAHYPVFDCANRCGRTGRRFLAPMAHVRMMAATQPFLSGAISKTVNLPNEATVDEVREIYEEGWRLGLKAVALYRDGCKASQPLSTSSKDRDSEESTQEQAAVIEAPPVSRPTGLRVRLPKKRTGFTQEALVGGHKVFLRTGEYEDGTLGEIFIDMHKEGAAFRSLMNCFAMAVSVGLQYGVPLDTYVEQFTFTRFEPHGVVTGHPNIKFATSIVDYIFRVLGVEYLKRYDFAQVKPAQAAPSIEDPTATLEAPPSIPPPPASVAPPPREPQIRQAVAQATAQPVTQQGALDAQLEDMMGDAPLCDGCGHITVRNGACYKCLNCGNSMGCS
- the thiL gene encoding thiamine-phosphate kinase, with product MDEQGAITLLTQAFGSRARTLVDNGDDAVVLRAVREPVVLSVDASVEGVHFDLGRMRLADVGFRAHAAAVSDLAAMGAKPLCSLSALTLPRGFSRRSLAQLVAGQRDSATLHRCPIVGGNVARAEELTLSTTVVGTVKRPLRRDGARAGDEIWLFGDVGLSRAGLELMRATRKPALSAGARRAAQAAFLRPRARVTEARRLQGRAAALIDVSDGLLQDAGHVAAASGVKLRLDWRALQRIVTDELQEIAAAFGARALEWALGGGEDYALLATGPQRHRPRGAKVIGSVERGRGVSIPGAPAWVRQVRGFDHLR